A genomic region of Micromonospora sp. NBRC 110009 contains the following coding sequences:
- a CDS encoding TOBE domain-containing protein — MTVFRIGEAAELLGVSADTVRRWIDAGRLPATRDEHGHRVVDGADLAAFVRAPGHPELSSARNRLRGIVTAVVKDTVMAQVDIQAGPFRIVSLMSREAVDDLDLQVGSVAVAVIKSTTVVVERAPAPKGRTSP, encoded by the coding sequence GTGACGGTGTTCCGGATCGGTGAGGCCGCCGAACTGCTCGGGGTCAGCGCGGACACGGTCCGCCGCTGGATCGACGCCGGACGGCTCCCGGCCACCCGCGACGAGCACGGGCACCGGGTCGTCGACGGGGCCGACCTGGCCGCGTTCGTCCGCGCCCCGGGCCACCCCGAGTTGTCGTCCGCCCGCAACCGGCTGCGCGGCATCGTCACCGCCGTCGTCAAGGACACCGTGATGGCCCAGGTCGACATCCAGGCCGGGCCGTTCCGGATCGTCTCGCTGATGAGCCGCGAGGCGGTCGACGACCTCGACCTCCAGGTCGGCTCGGTGGCCGTCGCCGTGATCAAGTCGACCACCGTGGTGGTGGAACGCGCCCCCGCCCCGAAGGGAAGGACCAGCCCGTGA
- the ygiD gene encoding 4,5-DOPA-extradiol-dioxygenase: MSEQTTRTVMPAAFFGHGNPMNALEVNRYTAAWRKFGQAVPRPRAILVVSAHWYIGATAVTAMPRPRTIHDFYGFPQQLFDVRYPAPGLPELAEEISDVVHPTWVGADLDSWGIDHGTWSVLTHAFPEADIPVVQLSINAFKPLDYHLDLGARLAPLRDRGVLVVASGNVVHNLGGVDPRRTDEGFDWARRFDDAAREIVQDTPTEAARLDAHRDYDLAVPTPDHFIPLLYLAGLAGTDGSRPEVLVDGYAYGSLSMTAYTLGLSCPGAEPATGAPSLPTDVPADSANI; encoded by the coding sequence ATGAGCGAGCAGACGACCCGGACGGTGATGCCGGCGGCTTTCTTCGGCCACGGCAACCCGATGAACGCTTTGGAGGTCAACCGCTACACGGCCGCCTGGCGGAAGTTCGGGCAGGCGGTGCCGCGGCCTCGGGCGATCCTGGTGGTCTCCGCGCACTGGTACATCGGCGCCACCGCCGTCACCGCCATGCCCCGGCCGCGCACCATCCACGACTTCTACGGCTTCCCACAGCAACTGTTCGACGTGCGGTACCCCGCGCCCGGCCTGCCCGAACTGGCCGAGGAGATCAGCGACGTGGTGCATCCCACCTGGGTCGGCGCCGACCTGGACTCCTGGGGCATCGACCACGGCACCTGGTCGGTGCTGACCCACGCCTTTCCCGAGGCGGACATCCCGGTGGTGCAGCTGAGCATCAACGCCTTCAAGCCACTGGACTACCACCTCGACCTCGGCGCCCGGCTCGCCCCGCTGCGCGACCGCGGCGTCCTCGTGGTGGCCAGCGGCAACGTCGTCCACAACCTGGGCGGCGTGGACCCGCGCCGGACCGACGAGGGCTTCGACTGGGCGCGGCGCTTCGACGACGCCGCCCGCGAGATCGTCCAGGACACCCCGACCGAGGCGGCCCGGCTCGACGCACACCGCGACTACGACCTGGCCGTACCGACCCCGGACCACTTCATCCCGCTGCTCTACCTGGCCGGGTTGGCCGGCACCGACGGCAGCCGCCCCGAGGTGCTGGTCGACGGGTACGCGTACGGGTCGCTGTCGATGACCGCGTACACCCTCGGGCTGAGCTGCCCCGGCGCCGAACCCGCCACCGGCGCACCCTCGTTGCCGACCGACGTGCCGGCGGACTCGGCGAACATCTGA
- a CDS encoding alkaline phosphatase family protein, producing MSPLARLRRPTRNSPTDAATSATSDATSASDGTAPPAAGPPPSRARRIATGLLTGLAALLVVAALVTPDELDRVGPAAVLRIPAEALVAVALLLVLPPRARRPVAALTGLLLGLLTVLKLLDMGFFVARDRPFDVLLDWGLFDDAFGYLTDSTGRAAAVVTALGAGLLVVGLLVLVTLAVLRLTRLLARHRAGSARVVAALAVLWLGCAVFGVRLATGVPVADREATTLVAAHAGQIRHGLRDRTVFAGEAAADAYRDVPGDRLLTGLRGKDVLVAFVESYGRDAVEDPALAPGVTAVLDDGYRQLRAAGYDARSGFLTSPTFGGGSWLAHATLLSGLWIDNDQRHRDLLAGDRLTLNGAFHRAGWQTVGVLPAATQPWPEKTFFGYDRYYDAEKLAYRGPKFSYAPMPDQYTLATFQRLERARPHAPLMAEIPLVSSHSPWSAIPKPVPWDAVGDGSIFNEASVRTGGSRDVVQRDSAQIRADYAHSIQYTLGTLVSYVLTYGGDDLVLVFLGDHQAAATVTDEGASRDVPITVVAKDPKVLDRIAGWGWQDGLRPGPQAPVWRMDTFRDRFLAAFGPTAGH from the coding sequence TTGTCGCCTCTCGCCCGCCTGCGCCGGCCGACCCGGAACTCCCCGACCGACGCGGCCACCTCCGCCACCTCGGACGCGACCTCCGCATCCGACGGGACCGCACCGCCCGCGGCGGGGCCACCGCCGTCGCGGGCCCGCCGGATCGCCACCGGTCTCCTGACCGGACTCGCCGCGCTGCTCGTGGTGGCGGCGCTCGTGACGCCGGACGAGCTGGACCGGGTCGGGCCGGCCGCCGTGCTGCGGATCCCGGCGGAGGCGCTGGTCGCGGTGGCCCTGCTGCTCGTCCTCCCGCCCCGGGCACGCCGGCCCGTGGCCGCGCTGACCGGCCTGCTCCTCGGCCTGCTCACCGTGCTGAAGCTGCTGGACATGGGCTTCTTCGTGGCCCGGGACCGGCCGTTCGACGTGCTGCTCGACTGGGGGCTGTTCGACGACGCCTTCGGCTACCTCACCGACTCGACGGGCCGGGCCGCAGCGGTCGTCACGGCGCTCGGCGCCGGGCTGCTCGTCGTCGGCCTGCTCGTCCTGGTCACCCTGGCGGTGCTGCGGCTGACCCGGCTGCTGGCCCGGCACCGGGCCGGGTCGGCGCGGGTCGTCGCGGCCCTCGCGGTGCTCTGGCTGGGCTGCGCGGTCTTCGGCGTACGCCTCGCCACCGGCGTCCCGGTCGCCGACCGGGAGGCGACCACCCTGGTCGCGGCGCACGCCGGCCAGATCCGGCACGGCCTGCGGGACCGGACGGTGTTCGCCGGGGAGGCCGCCGCCGACGCCTACCGGGACGTCCCCGGCGACCGGCTGCTGACCGGGCTGCGCGGCAAGGACGTGCTGGTCGCGTTCGTGGAGAGCTACGGCCGGGACGCCGTGGAGGACCCGGCGCTCGCGCCGGGCGTGACCGCGGTGCTCGACGACGGCTACCGGCAACTGCGCGCGGCCGGGTACGACGCCCGCAGCGGCTTCCTCACCTCGCCCACGTTCGGCGGCGGGAGCTGGCTGGCCCACGCCACCCTGCTCTCCGGCCTGTGGATCGACAACGACCAGCGCCACCGGGATCTGCTGGCCGGGGATCGGCTCACGCTCAACGGCGCGTTCCACCGGGCCGGCTGGCAGACCGTCGGCGTGTTGCCCGCCGCCACCCAGCCCTGGCCGGAGAAGACGTTCTTCGGCTACGACCGCTACTACGATGCCGAGAAGCTCGCGTACCGCGGCCCCAAGTTCAGCTATGCGCCGATGCCCGACCAGTACACGCTGGCCACCTTCCAGCGCCTGGAGCGGGCCCGGCCGCACGCCCCGCTGATGGCGGAGATCCCGCTGGTGTCCAGCCACTCCCCCTGGTCGGCCATCCCGAAGCCGGTGCCGTGGGACGCGGTCGGCGACGGGTCGATCTTCAACGAGGCGTCGGTACGCACCGGCGGCAGCCGGGACGTGGTCCAGCGGGACAGCGCCCAGATCCGCGCCGACTACGCGCACTCCATCCAGTACACGCTCGGCACCCTCGTCTCGTACGTGCTGACCTACGGCGGGGACGACCTGGTGCTGGTCTTCCTCGGCGACCACCAGGCGGCCGCGACGGTCACCGACGAGGGCGCCAGCCGGGACGTGCCGATCACCGTGGTGGCGAAGGATCCGAAGGTGCTGGACCGGATCGCCGGCTGGGGCTGGCAGGACGGCCTGCGGCCGGGCCCGCAGGCCCCGGTGTGGCGGATGGACACCTTCCGGGACCGCTTCCTCGCCGCCTTCGGCCCGACCGCCGGTCACTGA
- a CDS encoding ArsR/SmtB family transcription factor yields the protein MHTSLPEFRMPDDEQVHLAAESFRMLADPTRIKILWALLQGESSVACLAELVGAAPTAVSQHLAKLRLAGLVRGRREGTFVYYSAADVHVRALLAEALFHADHTDRDLPDHASGDLAAHAPTR from the coding sequence GTGCACACCTCCCTGCCGGAGTTCCGGATGCCCGACGACGAACAGGTCCACCTCGCGGCCGAGAGCTTCCGGATGCTCGCCGATCCGACCCGCATCAAGATCCTCTGGGCGCTGCTCCAGGGCGAGTCCTCGGTCGCCTGCCTGGCCGAGCTGGTCGGGGCGGCCCCCACGGCGGTGAGCCAGCACCTGGCCAAGCTGCGCCTGGCCGGGCTGGTCCGCGGCCGCCGCGAGGGCACCTTCGTCTACTACTCGGCGGCCGACGTGCACGTCCGGGCGCTGCTCGCCGAGGCGCTCTTCCACGCCGACCACACCGACCGCGACCTGCCCGACCACGCCAGCGGCGACCTGGCCGCGCACGCCCCGACCCGCTGA
- a CDS encoding ABC transporter ATP-binding protein, with product MDRHGVTAAPLLDAHLVTDRGAFHLDVRLRIAAGEVVALLGPNGAGKTSALRTLAGLHPLTAGHLTLAGVDLDRPDRRVWLPPERRPVGVVFQDYLLFPHLSALDNVAFGPRRHGADRRAARARAQAWLDRVGLSGQARHKPRQLSGGQAQRVALARALAVEPTLLLLDEPLAALDARTRLDTRAELQRHLGDHPGATLLVTHDPLDALVLADRLVIVEHGRVVQEGDAATVTARPRTDYVARLVGLNLHRGRADGHQVTVGGLTLTAADTVHGDAFVAFPPAAVALHLTRPDGSPRNVWPATVSGVQRHGDNLRVQLDGPVVVAADVTPAAAAHLRLHPGQPVWAAVKAAETRAYAA from the coding sequence CTGGATCGGCACGGCGTGACCGCCGCGCCCCTGCTCGACGCGCACCTGGTCACCGACCGCGGCGCCTTCCACCTCGACGTCCGGCTGCGGATCGCCGCCGGGGAGGTGGTCGCGCTGCTCGGCCCGAACGGCGCCGGCAAGACCTCCGCCCTGCGGACGCTGGCCGGCCTGCACCCGCTCACCGCCGGCCACCTCACCCTGGCCGGCGTCGACCTGGACCGGCCCGACCGGCGGGTGTGGCTCCCGCCGGAGCGGCGGCCGGTCGGCGTGGTGTTCCAGGACTACCTGCTCTTCCCGCACCTCAGCGCGCTGGACAACGTCGCGTTCGGGCCGCGCCGGCACGGCGCCGACCGGCGGGCCGCCCGGGCACGGGCGCAGGCCTGGCTGGACCGGGTGGGCCTGAGCGGGCAGGCCCGGCACAAGCCCCGGCAGCTCTCCGGCGGCCAGGCCCAGCGCGTCGCCCTGGCCCGCGCCCTCGCCGTGGAACCGACCCTGCTGCTGCTCGACGAGCCGCTCGCCGCCCTCGACGCGCGGACCCGGCTGGACACCCGCGCCGAACTCCAGCGGCACCTCGGCGACCATCCCGGCGCCACCCTGCTGGTCACCCACGACCCGCTCGACGCGCTGGTGCTCGCCGACCGGCTGGTCATCGTCGAACACGGGCGGGTGGTGCAGGAGGGGGACGCGGCCACCGTCACCGCCCGCCCCCGCACCGACTACGTGGCCCGGCTGGTCGGCCTCAACCTGCACCGGGGACGCGCCGACGGGCACCAGGTCACCGTCGGCGGGCTCACGCTCACCGCGGCGGACACGGTGCACGGGGACGCCTTCGTCGCCTTCCCGCCGGCCGCCGTCGCGCTGCACCTGACCCGCCCCGACGGCAGCCCGCGCAACGTCTGGCCGGCCACCGTGTCCGGGGTGCAGCGGCACGGCGACAACCTGCGCGTCCAACTGGACGGCCCGGTCGTCGTGGCCGCCGACGTCACGCCCGCCGCGGCCGCCCACCTGCGGCTGCACCCCGGGCAGCCGGTCTGGGCCGCGGTGAAGGCGGCGGAGACCCGGGCGTACGCGGCGTGA
- a CDS encoding ABC transporter permease, whose protein sequence is MRPPAEPLTRPAAPRQRVPLALLLPAGLGLLFLVLPLLGLLVRAPWTSLPRRLAEPGVLTALRLSLETATLATLLCVALGVPLAWLLARVEFPGRRLVRALVTVPLVLPPVVGGVALLLVFGRRGLLGSWLDSAFGVTLPFTTAGVVLAEAFVAMPFLVIAVEGALRGADRRYEEAAATLGAGRWTTFTHVTLPLVAPGVAAGAVLCWARALGEFGATITFAGNYPGRTQTMPLAVYLALETDLQAAIVLSLILLTVSVAILAGLRDRWIGTA, encoded by the coding sequence GTGCGCCCACCTGCCGAGCCGCTGACCCGCCCCGCCGCGCCCCGGCAACGGGTGCCGCTCGCCCTGCTGCTCCCCGCCGGCCTCGGGCTGCTCTTCCTCGTCCTGCCGCTGCTCGGGCTGCTGGTCCGGGCGCCGTGGACCAGCCTGCCCCGGCGACTTGCCGAGCCGGGCGTGCTCACCGCGCTGCGGCTCTCCCTGGAGACCGCCACCCTGGCGACCCTGCTCTGCGTCGCCCTCGGCGTACCCCTGGCGTGGCTGCTCGCCCGGGTCGAGTTCCCCGGCCGGCGACTGGTCCGGGCCCTGGTCACCGTGCCGCTGGTGCTGCCGCCGGTGGTCGGCGGGGTGGCGCTGCTGCTGGTCTTCGGCCGGCGCGGCCTGCTCGGCTCCTGGCTGGACAGCGCCTTCGGGGTGACCCTGCCGTTCACCACCGCCGGGGTGGTGCTCGCCGAGGCGTTCGTCGCCATGCCGTTCCTGGTGATCGCCGTCGAGGGGGCGCTGCGCGGGGCCGACCGCCGCTACGAGGAGGCGGCGGCGACCCTGGGCGCCGGCCGCTGGACCACCTTCACCCACGTCACGCTGCCGCTGGTCGCCCCGGGCGTCGCGGCCGGCGCGGTGCTCTGCTGGGCCCGCGCGCTCGGCGAGTTCGGCGCGACCATCACCTTCGCCGGCAACTATCCCGGCCGGACGCAGACCATGCCGCTCGCCGTCTACCTGGCCCTGGAGACCGACCTCCAGGCCGCGATCGTGCTCAGCCTCATCCTGCTCACCGTCTCGGTCGCCATCCTCGCCGGCCTGCGCGACCGCTGGATCGGCACGGCGTGA
- a CDS encoding heavy metal translocating P-type ATPase — translation MEHEHPGAGRHDGHAGSGAGHDKHAGHDPEQFRRKFWLSLALTLPIVVTSHMVMDWFGYSLDFPGIRWVGPVLGSVVFWYGGWPFLVGAVREVRDRAPGMMLLISLAITVAYAASVATSLGLFDLDFWWELAALVTIMLLGHWQEMKAIGQAQGALAALAALLPDDAERLDQAGQPHRVSVGDLRVGDLVLVRSGGRVPADGRIEEGAAELDESMITGESRPVPRAAGDRVVAGTVATDSALRVRVAAVGEDTALAGIGRLVAQAQSSGGRAQALADRFAALLFYVAAVAGLATFVAWLVLGNTDQAVVRTITVLVIACPHALGLAIPLVVALSTALSARAGILVKDRLALERMRTVDAVLFDKTGTLTKGKHALTGVAAAGGMAEEDALRVAGAVEADSEHPLARALVTAAQDRGLRATARDFRSLPGRGVRAVVDGADWAVGGPALLRELHAEVPDELTRAAEGWSGRGAAVLHLVRLPASGGAQAVGAFALEDEVRPEARAAIAELREQGVRKIVMITGDARPVAEAVAADLGFRPGVDEVFAEVLPADKDKAVTELQSRGLTVAMVGDGVNDAPALARADVGVAIGAGTDVAIESAGVVLASDDPRGVTGIIRLSRASYRKMRQNLAWAAGYNVVAIPLAAGVLAWAGIALSPAVGAVLMSASTIVVALNAQLLRRVRLTPEQS, via the coding sequence ATGGAGCACGAACACCCGGGGGCCGGCCGCCACGACGGGCACGCCGGATCCGGTGCAGGGCACGACAAGCACGCCGGGCACGACCCGGAGCAGTTCCGGCGGAAGTTCTGGCTCAGCCTGGCGCTGACCCTGCCCATCGTGGTGACCAGCCACATGGTGATGGACTGGTTCGGCTACTCCCTCGACTTCCCGGGCATCCGCTGGGTCGGTCCCGTCCTGGGCTCGGTCGTGTTCTGGTACGGCGGCTGGCCGTTCCTGGTCGGCGCCGTCCGCGAGGTCCGGGACCGGGCGCCCGGCATGATGCTGCTGATCTCGCTGGCGATCACCGTCGCGTACGCCGCCTCGGTGGCGACCAGTCTCGGCCTGTTCGACCTGGACTTCTGGTGGGAGCTGGCGGCGCTGGTGACCATCATGCTCCTCGGGCACTGGCAGGAGATGAAGGCGATCGGGCAGGCGCAGGGTGCGCTCGCCGCCCTGGCCGCCCTGCTCCCCGACGACGCCGAACGCCTCGACCAGGCGGGACAACCGCACCGCGTCTCGGTCGGTGACCTGCGCGTCGGCGACCTGGTGCTGGTCCGCTCCGGCGGCCGGGTCCCCGCCGATGGGCGGATCGAGGAGGGGGCCGCCGAGCTCGACGAGTCGATGATCACGGGGGAGTCCCGGCCGGTGCCGCGTGCCGCCGGGGACCGGGTGGTCGCCGGCACCGTGGCCACCGACTCCGCGCTGCGGGTCCGCGTCGCGGCGGTCGGCGAGGACACCGCGCTCGCCGGCATCGGCCGGCTCGTCGCCCAGGCGCAGTCCTCCGGCGGGCGCGCCCAGGCGCTCGCCGACCGGTTCGCCGCGCTGCTGTTCTACGTCGCCGCCGTCGCCGGGCTGGCCACCTTCGTCGCCTGGCTCGTGCTCGGCAACACCGACCAGGCCGTGGTCCGCACCATCACGGTGCTGGTGATCGCCTGCCCGCACGCCCTCGGGCTGGCCATCCCGCTGGTGGTGGCGCTCTCCACCGCCCTCTCGGCGCGCGCCGGCATCCTGGTGAAGGACCGGCTCGCCCTGGAGCGGATGCGGACCGTCGACGCGGTCCTGTTCGACAAGACCGGCACCCTCACCAAGGGGAAGCACGCGCTGACCGGGGTGGCCGCGGCCGGCGGCATGGCCGAGGAGGACGCCCTGCGCGTCGCCGGCGCGGTCGAGGCCGACAGCGAGCACCCGCTCGCCCGGGCGCTGGTCACCGCCGCCCAGGACCGCGGCCTGCGGGCCACGGCGCGGGACTTCCGGTCGCTGCCCGGCCGGGGGGTCCGCGCGGTGGTCGACGGCGCCGACTGGGCGGTCGGCGGGCCGGCCCTGCTGCGTGAGCTGCACGCCGAGGTGCCCGACGAGCTGACCCGGGCGGCGGAGGGTTGGTCGGGACGGGGCGCCGCGGTGCTGCACCTGGTGCGGCTGCCCGCATCGGGCGGTGCGCAGGCGGTCGGCGCGTTCGCCCTGGAGGACGAGGTCCGTCCCGAGGCCCGCGCGGCGATCGCGGAGCTCCGCGAGCAGGGTGTGCGGAAGATTGTCATGATCACCGGGGACGCCCGGCCCGTCGCCGAGGCGGTCGCCGCCGACCTGGGCTTCCGCCCCGGCGTGGACGAGGTCTTCGCCGAGGTGCTCCCGGCCGACAAGGACAAGGCGGTCACCGAACTGCAGTCCCGGGGCCTGACCGTGGCCATGGTCGGCGACGGGGTCAACGACGCCCCGGCCCTGGCCCGGGCCGACGTGGGGGTGGCCATCGGCGCCGGCACCGACGTGGCGATCGAGTCCGCCGGGGTGGTGCTGGCCAGCGACGACCCGCGCGGCGTCACCGGCATCATCCGGCTCTCCCGGGCGTCGTACCGGAAGATGCGGCAGAACCTGGCCTGGGCGGCCGGCTACAACGTGGTGGCGATCCCGCTCGCCGCCGGGGTGCTGGCCTGGGCCGGTATCGCGCTCAGCCCGGCGGTCGGCGCGGTGTTGATGTCCGCCTCCACCATCGTGGTGGCGCTCAACGCGCAGCTGCTCCGCCGGGTCCGCCTCACCCCGGAGCAGAGCTGA
- the modA gene encoding molybdate ABC transporter substrate-binding protein, protein MTVRWIRTALAGVAALTLGLAGCGGDEPAAPDGGGQVTVFAAASLTESFTKLGKDFEAAHRGTSVTFNFAGSSALATQITQGAPADVFAAASPATMKTVTDAGDAAGTPVTLVRNQLVIAVPKGNPRKVTGLADLARPGVKVALCAEQVPCGAAARTALDVAGVRLTPATLEQDVKGALAKVKLGEVEAALVYRTDARSAAADLDGVEFPESARAVNDYPIVVLKNAGNPDGARAFVDYVRSDAGRAVLTAAGFQAPSSQ, encoded by the coding sequence GTGACCGTACGGTGGATCCGCACCGCCCTCGCCGGAGTGGCCGCGCTGACCCTCGGCCTGGCCGGGTGCGGCGGCGACGAGCCGGCCGCACCGGACGGCGGGGGGCAGGTGACCGTCTTCGCCGCCGCCTCGCTCACCGAGTCCTTCACGAAGCTCGGCAAGGACTTCGAGGCCGCGCATCGCGGCACCAGCGTCACGTTCAACTTCGCCGGCAGTTCGGCGCTCGCCACCCAGATCACCCAGGGCGCCCCCGCCGACGTCTTCGCCGCCGCCTCACCGGCCACCATGAAGACGGTCACCGACGCCGGCGATGCCGCCGGCACCCCGGTCACCCTGGTGCGCAACCAGCTCGTGATCGCCGTACCCAAGGGGAACCCCCGCAAGGTCACCGGCCTGGCCGACCTGGCCCGGCCGGGGGTGAAGGTGGCGCTCTGCGCGGAGCAGGTGCCCTGCGGCGCGGCGGCCCGCACCGCCCTCGACGTGGCCGGCGTGCGGCTCACCCCGGCCACCCTGGAGCAGGACGTCAAGGGCGCCCTGGCCAAGGTGAAGCTCGGCGAGGTCGAGGCCGCGCTGGTCTACCGCACCGACGCCCGCTCGGCCGCCGCCGACCTGGACGGCGTCGAGTTCCCCGAGTCGGCCCGCGCGGTCAACGACTACCCGATCGTCGTGCTCAAGAACGCCGGCAACCCGGACGGCGCCCGGGCCTTCGTCGACTACGTCCGCTCCGACGCCGGCCGCGCGGTGCTCACGGCCGCCGGCTTCCAGGCACCGTCGTCCCAGTGA
- a CDS encoding DUF1622 domain-containing protein, translated as MPTKEIIERIGTLLDLAGVLVIALGVAIATVVFLLRWWRTRQVVDHYRPYRQGVGRAILLGLEFLVGGDIIRTVAVSPTFTSVGVLALIVLVRTFLSFSLEVELDGRWPWQGKGPIGGPSVGAR; from the coding sequence GTGCCGACCAAGGAGATCATCGAGCGGATCGGAACCCTGCTGGACCTGGCCGGGGTGCTGGTCATCGCGCTCGGCGTCGCCATCGCCACGGTCGTCTTCCTGCTGCGCTGGTGGCGAACCCGGCAGGTGGTCGACCACTACCGGCCGTACCGGCAGGGCGTCGGCCGGGCCATCCTGCTCGGGCTGGAGTTCCTGGTGGGCGGCGACATCATCCGTACCGTGGCAGTGTCCCCGACCTTCACCAGCGTCGGGGTGCTGGCCCTGATCGTGCTGGTCCGCACCTTCCTCAGCTTCTCGCTGGAGGTGGAGCTCGACGGCCGCTGGCCATGGCAGGGGAAGGGGCCGATCGGCGGGCCGAGCGTCGGTGCGCGGTGA
- a CDS encoding heavy metal translocating P-type ATPase, with product MTLTTDPRPAAPTAASDARRRGLAARLWALTEVRWAAAATLLFALGVLAQLADAPAPVWWTLYLACYATGGWEPALAGLRALRARTLDVDLLMIVAALGAAGIGQVLDGALLIVIFATSGALEAFATARTADSVRALLDLAPERAARVRADGVEEVVPTADLDVGDVIRVRPGERIGADAVVVDGASDVDQAGVTGEPLPAPKHPGDEVYAGTVNGAGSLLARVHRPAAESVVARIVALVEEASATKARTQLFIEKVEQRYSVGVVVATLALFAVPLAFGAALQPTLLRAMTFMIVASPCAVVLATMPPLLSAIALAGRHGVLVKSAVVVERLADTDLVVFDKTGTLTEGTPRVAEVNPVPDGPDEPTLLRLAAAAEQPSEHPLAGALLAAARERGLTLPPAADFTATPGRGVAATVAGHRVLVGSPALLDGSAPTPAARLVDAAQASGRTAVVVQVDGAVAGVLGLADRARPAAAETVAALTSLTGSRPALLTGDNAGAAGRLAADTGITEVHAGLLPEDKVDRVRARQRDGRRVLLVGDGINDAPALAAADTGVAMGRHGSDLALRTADAVLVRDDLAALPALLGLARRARRLVVANLVVAATFIVVLVTWDLVGHLPLPLGVAGHEGSTIIVGLNGLRLLSSRAWRRAGETR from the coding sequence GTGACCCTCACTACCGATCCCCGCCCGGCGGCGCCCACCGCCGCCTCCGACGCGCGCCGCCGCGGACTCGCGGCCCGGCTCTGGGCGCTGACCGAGGTGCGCTGGGCGGCGGCGGCCACCCTGCTCTTCGCCCTGGGCGTCCTGGCCCAGCTCGCCGACGCGCCCGCCCCGGTCTGGTGGACCCTCTATCTCGCCTGCTACGCCACCGGCGGGTGGGAGCCGGCGCTCGCCGGGCTCCGCGCACTGCGTGCCCGGACCCTCGACGTCGACCTGCTGATGATCGTCGCGGCCCTCGGCGCGGCCGGCATCGGGCAGGTCCTCGACGGCGCCCTGCTGATCGTCATCTTCGCCACCTCGGGAGCGCTCGAGGCGTTCGCCACCGCCCGCACCGCGGACTCCGTCCGCGCCCTGCTCGACCTCGCCCCCGAACGGGCTGCCCGGGTCCGCGCCGACGGCGTCGAGGAGGTCGTCCCCACCGCCGACCTGGACGTCGGTGACGTGATCCGGGTCCGCCCCGGTGAGCGCATCGGCGCCGACGCGGTGGTGGTCGACGGGGCCAGCGACGTCGACCAGGCCGGGGTGACCGGCGAGCCGCTGCCCGCGCCGAAGCACCCCGGCGACGAGGTCTACGCGGGCACGGTGAACGGAGCGGGCAGCCTGCTCGCCCGGGTGCACCGACCGGCGGCCGAGTCGGTGGTGGCCCGGATCGTCGCCTTGGTCGAGGAGGCGTCGGCCACCAAGGCGCGTACCCAGCTCTTCATCGAGAAGGTGGAGCAGCGGTACTCGGTCGGCGTGGTCGTGGCCACCCTGGCGTTGTTCGCCGTGCCGCTGGCCTTCGGCGCGGCGCTGCAACCGACGCTGCTGCGCGCGATGACCTTCATGATCGTCGCGTCGCCCTGCGCGGTGGTGCTCGCCACCATGCCGCCGTTGCTCTCCGCCATCGCCCTGGCCGGCCGGCACGGCGTGCTGGTCAAGTCGGCCGTCGTGGTGGAGCGGCTGGCCGACACCGACCTGGTGGTGTTCGACAAGACCGGCACGCTGACCGAGGGCACGCCCCGGGTGGCCGAGGTCAACCCGGTGCCCGACGGACCGGACGAGCCCACGCTGCTCCGGCTGGCCGCGGCCGCCGAGCAGCCCAGCGAGCACCCGCTCGCCGGGGCGCTGCTGGCCGCCGCCCGGGAGCGGGGACTGACCCTGCCGCCCGCCGCCGACTTCACCGCCACCCCCGGCCGGGGCGTCGCCGCGACCGTGGCCGGCCACCGGGTCCTGGTCGGCAGCCCTGCGCTGCTCGACGGGTCCGCCCCGACACCCGCGGCGCGGCTGGTCGACGCCGCGCAGGCGTCGGGGCGTACCGCCGTCGTGGTGCAGGTCGACGGCGCGGTGGCCGGGGTCCTGGGCCTGGCGGACCGGGCCCGGCCCGCAGCGGCGGAGACCGTCGCGGCGCTCACCAGCCTCACCGGGTCCCGCCCGGCGCTGCTCACCGGCGACAACGCCGGCGCGGCCGGCCGGCTCGCCGCCGACACCGGCATCACCGAGGTACACGCCGGCCTGCTCCCCGAGGACAAGGTGGACCGGGTCCGCGCCCGGCAGCGCGACGGCCGGCGGGTGCTGCTCGTCGGCGACGGGATCAACGACGCCCCCGCGCTCGCCGCGGCCGACACCGGCGTGGCGATGGGGCGCCACGGCTCCGACCTGGCCCTGCGTACCGCGGACGCCGTGCTGGTCCGCGACGACCTCGCCGCGCTCCCCGCCCTGCTCGGGCTGGCCCGCCGGGCCCGCCGGCTCGTCGTGGCCAACCTGGTCGTCGCGGCGACCTTCATCGTGGTGCTGGTCACCTGGGACCTGGTCGGGCACCTGCCGCTGCCGCTCGGCGTCGCGGGGCACGAGGGGTCCACCATCATCGTCGGCCTCAACGGGCTGCGCCTGCTGAGCTCCCGGGCCTGGCGGCGGGCGGGGGAGACGCGGTGA